The Urocitellus parryii isolate mUroPar1 chromosome 6, mUroPar1.hap1, whole genome shotgun sequence genome includes a window with the following:
- the LOC113200704 gene encoding olfactory receptor 10G2-like — MRRNKNTSLDTTVTNFILLGLSHPPNLRTLLFLVFFIIYILTQLGNLLILLTVWADPKLHARPMYILLGVLSFLDMWLSSVIVPRIILSFTPASKSIPFGGCVAQLYFFHFLGSTQCFLYTLMAYDRYLAICQPLRYPLLMNGRLCTILVSGAWVAGSIHGSIQATLTFRLPYCGPNQVDYFFCDIPAVLRLACADTTVNELVTFVDIGVVAASCFMLILLSYANIVHAILKIRTADGRRRAFSTCGSHLTVVTVYYVPCIFIYLRPGSKSPLDGAVAVFYTVVTPLLNPLIYTLRNQEVKSALKRITAGRGTVNENK; from the coding sequence atgagaagaaacaaaaacacatcaCTGGACACCACAGTGACAAATTTCATTCTCTTGGGCTTGTCTCATCCCCCAAATCTACGAACCCTCCTCTTCCTGGTCTTCTTCATCATTTACATCCTGACCCagctggggaacctgctcattCTGCTCACGGTGTGGGCTGACCCGAAGCTCCATGCACGTCCCATGTACATTCTTCTGGGAGTGCTCTCATTCCTGGACATGTGGCTCTCTTCCGTCATAGTTCCCCGAATTATTTTAAGCTTCACTCCTGCTAGTAAATCTATCCCATTTGGTGGCTGTGTGGCTCagctttatttctttcacttcctgggCAGCACTCAGTGCTTCCTCTACACCTTGATGGCCTATGACAGATACCTGGCAATATGCCAGCCCCTGCGCTACCCACTGCTCATGAATGGCAGGTTATGCACCATCCTTGTGTCTGGAGCTTGGGTGGCTGGCTCCATCCATGGCTCTATACAAGCCACCTTGACCTTCCGCCTGCCCTACTGTGGGCCCAACCAGGTGGATTATTTTTTCTGTGACATCCCAGCAGTGTTGAGACTGGCCTGTGCTGACACCACTGTCAATGAACTTGTGACCTTTGTGGACATTGGGGTAGTGGCCGCCAGTTGCTTCATGCTGATCCTGCTCTCCTATGCCAACATAGTCCATGCCATCCTCAAGATTCGCACTGCTGATGGGAGGCGCcgggccttctccacctgtggctcCCACCTAACTGTGGTCACAGTCTACTATGTCCCCTGTATTTTCATCTACCTCAGGCCAGGTTCCAAGAGCCCCCTGGATGGAGCAGTGGCTGTGTTTTACACCGTGGTCACTCCATTACTGAACCCCCTCATCTACACCCTGAGGAACCAGGAAGTGAAGTCTGCTCTGAAGAGGATAACAGCAGGTCGAGGGACTGTGAATGAAAATAAGTAG
- the LOC113200703 gene encoding olfactory receptor 10G2 — protein MRRNKNTSLDTTVTDFIILGLPHPPNLRILLFLVFFIIYILTQLGNLLILLTVWADPKLHARPMYILLGVLSFLDMWLSSVIVPRIILDFTPASKSIPFGGCVAQLYFFHFLGSTQCFLYTLMAYDRYLAICQPLRYPLLMNGRLCTILVSGAWVAGSIHGSIQVTLTFRLPYCGPNQIDYFICDIPAVLRLACADTTVNELVTFVDIGVVAASCFMLILLSYANIVHAILKIRTADGRRRAFSTCGSHLTVVTVYYVPCIFIYLRAGSKSPLDGAVAVFYTVVTPLLNPLIYTLRNQEVKSALKRITAGRGTVNENK, from the coding sequence atgagaagaaacaaaaacacatcaCTGGACACCACAGTGACAGATTTCATTATCCTAGGCTTGCCTCATCCCCCAAATCTAAGAATCCTCCTCTTCCTGGTCTTCTTCATCATTTACATCCTGACCCagctggggaacctgctcattCTGCTCACAGTGTGGGCTGACCCGAAGCTCCATGCACGTCCCATGTACATTCTTCTGGGAGTGCTCTCATTCCTGGACATGTGGCTCTCTTCCGTCATAGTTCCCCgaattattttggattttactcCTGCTAGCAAGTCTATCCCATTTGGTGGCTGTGTGGCTCagctttatttctttcacttcctgggCAGCACTCAGTGCTTCCTCTACACCTTGATGGCCTATGACAGATACCTGGCAATATGCCAGCCCCTGCGCTACCCACTGCTCATGAATGGCAGGTTATGCACCATCCTTGTGTCTGGAGCTTGGGTGGCTGGCTCCATCCATGGCTCTATACAGGTCACCTTGACCTTCCGCCTGCCCTACTGTGGGCCCAACCAGATAGATTATTTTATCTGTGACATCCCAGCAGTGTTGAGACTGGCCTGTGCTGACACCACTGTCAATGAACTTGTGACCTTTGTGGACATTGGGGTAGTGGCTGCCAGTTGCTTCATGCTGATCCTGCTCTCCTATGCCAACATAGTCCATGCCATCCTCAAGATTCGCACTGCTGATGGGAGGCGCcgggccttctccacctgtggctcCCACCTAACTGTGGTCACAGTCTACTATGTCCCCTGTATTTTCATCTACCTTCGGGCTGGCTCCAAGAGCCCCCTGGATGGAGCAGTGGCTGTGTTTTACACCGTGGTCACTCCATTACTGAACCCCCTCATCTACACCCTGAGGAACCAGGAAGTGAAGTCTGCTCTGAAGAGGATAACAGCAGGTCGAGGGACTGTGAATGAAAATAAGTAG